Proteins from a genomic interval of Methanofollis formosanus:
- the uppS gene encoding polyprenyl diphosphate synthase: MAIIQDGNRRYARLNNVGTIDGHRAGAETTQRVLEWAQDLGIRTITLYSFSTENFKRDPAEVDYLFELFKRKFAEIREDDRVHRNQIRVQMIGDRSMLPHDLLEIIEAAEDATRHYSRYFLNIALAYGGRNEIVHAARGVVAGVREGTVKADAITPKTVEYYLYDGIHLPPVDLIVRTGNERRTSNFLPWMANGNECAVYFCAPYWPVFRKIDLLRAIRVYDQRVRRRR; encoded by the coding sequence ATCGCCATCATCCAGGACGGCAACCGGCGATATGCAAGGCTCAACAACGTCGGCACCATAGACGGGCATCGGGCGGGTGCGGAGACCACCCAGCGCGTCCTGGAGTGGGCGCAGGATCTCGGGATAAGGACGATCACCCTGTACTCCTTCTCAACCGAGAACTTTAAGCGCGATCCTGCCGAGGTCGACTATCTCTTCGAACTCTTCAAGAGGAAGTTTGCGGAGATCCGTGAGGACGACCGGGTGCACCGGAACCAGATCAGGGTCCAGATGATCGGCGACCGTTCGATGCTACCCCATGATCTCCTCGAGATCATCGAGGCTGCGGAGGACGCCACCCGCCACTATAGCCGGTACTTCCTCAACATCGCCCTGGCGTACGGCGGGCGCAACGAGATCGTCCATGCCGCCCGGGGAGTCGTGGCAGGGGTGAGAGAGGGTACGGTGAAGGCCGACGCGATCACCCCCAAGACGGTCGAGTACTACCTGTACGACGGGATCCATCTCCCCCCGGTCGACCTCATCGTGCGGACCGGGAACGAGCGGCGGACCTCGAACTTCCTGCCCTGGATGGCAAACGGGAACGAGTGTGCGGTGTACTTCTGCGCCCCGTACTGGCCGGTCTTCAGGAAGATCGACCTGCTGCGGGCGATCCGGGTGTACGACCAGCGGGTGCGGAGACGCCGGTAA